The following proteins are co-located in the Solanum pennellii chromosome 1, SPENNV200 genome:
- the LOC107008621 gene encoding transcription factor PIF3-like produces MPLSEFLKMAIGKLESGQQKISSTSNLSSFPENDLVELKWQNGQIVMQGQNSSAKKSTVPNNLPSSASGDRDKYTGNSSTSKIGKFGLMDTMLNDMSLSVPTGELDLIQEDEGVPWLGYPADDSLQQDYCAQLLPEISGVTANGQSGLSVFGLINKRGSSDKMIGDSHSVPVHNAVNFEQRNTSKVSPSSRFSPLSSLPSQKGHASMPTLESGVSDVFSSKNSNTPISVLGGSNQRKASAGDVKSNKIQKQNMPGNRSNLLNFSHFSRPATLVKAAKLQSSTGGSNISDSPILEAKGKKGEEKVTIGDNHVSIAATENFLTSKKDNFPHYPTNGVSSQLESRPSGASFHDRSCQVEQSDNAFRDCSSNNDNTYDHFTSAKATKHIADGERNVEHGVACSSVCSGSSAERGSSDQPLNLKRKTRDNEEFECRSEDVEEESVGIKKPSAARGGTGSKRSRAAEVHNLSERRRRDRINEKMRALQELIPNCNKADKASMLDEAIEYLKTLQLQVQIMSMGAGLCVPPMMFPMQHMHGAQMPHFSPMSLGMGMGMGFGMGMLEMNGRSSGYPMYPMPSVQGGHFPSPPIPASTAYPGIAVSNRHVFAHPGQGLPMSIPRASLGPLAGQPSTGAAVPMNVAREGVPVEIRGAQPNLDSKTPVHKNSQIVQNAEASCPQNQTCSQVQATNEVLEKSAQKNDQLPDVIGSAANRLTNRTNVPGNEAGPSL; encoded by the exons ATGCCTCTCTCTGAGTTTTTGAAGATGGCTATTGGGAAGCTTGAATCTGGCCAGCAGAAGATCTCATCTACCTCAAATCTGTCATCTTT TCCTGAGAATGACTTGGTTGAGCTTAAATGGCAAAATGGTCAGATTGTGATGCAAGGACAGAACAGTAGTGCTAAGAAAAGTACTGTTCCTAATAATCTTCCGTCGAGTGCCTCAGGGGATCGAGACAAGTACACGGGAAATTCATCAACCTCTAAGATTGGGAAGTTTGGTCTGATGGACACCATGTTGAATGATATGTCATTATCTGTGCCCACTGGTGAATTAGATTTGATTCAAGAGGATGAAGGGGTGCCTTGGTTAGGATATCCAGCAGATGACAGTCTGCAACAAGATTATTGTGCTCAACTATTACCTGAAATATCTGGCGTGACGGCAAATGGACAGTCTGGACTGAGTGTATTTGGTTTAATAAATAAGAGAGGTAGTTCTGACAAGATGATTGGGGATTCACACAGTGTTCCTGTTCATAATGCTGTGAATTTTGAGCAAAGAAATACATCAAAGGTTTCTCCCTCTTCCAGATTTAGCCCGTTAAGTTCATTGCCATCTCAGAAAGGTCATGCGTCAATGCCTACCCTAGAATCAGGAGTTTCAGATGTCTTTAGCAGTAAAAATAGCAATACTCCAATATCTGTTTTGGGGGGATCAAATCAAAGAAAAGCTTCAGCTGGTGATGTTAAAAGcaataaaattcaaaagcaAAACATGCCTGGAAATAGGTCCAATTTGTTGAACTTCTCACATTTCTCAAGACCTGCTACATTAGTTAAAGCAGCTAAGCTTCAAAGTAGTACTGGGGGTTCAAATATCTCAGATTCACCTATTTTAGAAGCTAAgggaaaaaaaggagaagaaaaagtgaCAATTGGTGACAATCATGTTAGTATAGCAGCAACTGAAAACTTCTTAACTTCTAAGAAGGATAACTTTCCCCACTATCCAACTAATGGGGTATCTTCCCAACTCGAGTCAAGACCATCTGGAGCCAGCTTTCATGATAGATCATGTCAGGTTGAACAGTCTGATAATGCATTCAGAGATTGTTCAAGTAACAATGACAACACCTATGATCATTTTACCAGTGCTAAGGCAACCAAGCATATTGCCGATGGTGAAAGAAATGTTGAACATGGGGTTGCTTGCTCATCTGTATGTTCTGGTAGCAGTGCAGAGAGAGGATCAAGTGATCAGCCTCTTAACCTAAAGAGGAAAACCCGAGATAATGAGGAGTTTGAGTGTCGAAGTGAA GATGTTGAAGAAGAATCTGTTGGTATAAAAAAACCTTCTGCTGCTCGAGGAGGTACAGGTTCAAAGAGAAGCCGAGCTGCAGAGGTGCATAATTTATCTGAGCGG AGGCGAAGGGATAGGATTAATGAGAAGATGCGTGCATTACAGGAACTTATACCCAACTGCAACAAG GCGGATAAAGCTTCGATGcttgatgaagctattgaatatttgaagacaCTTCAACTGCAAGTACAG ATAATGTCTATGGGAGCAGGGCTATGCGTCCCGCCAATGATGTTTCCTATGCAGCACATGCATGGAGCCCAGATGCCACATTTCTCCCCAATGAGTTTAGGGATGGGTATGGGGATGGGATTTGGGATGGGTATGCTTGAGATGAATGGTAGATCTTCTGGCTACCCCATGTATCCAATGCCCTCTGTGCAAGGAGGGCATTTTCCCTCACCTCCTATTCCTGCTTCCACCGCTTATCCAGGAATAGCTGTATCTAATCGTCACGTATTTGCACATCCTGGTCAAGGACTTCCAATGTCAATTCCTCGAGCATCTCTGGGTCCTTTGGCCGGGCAACCATCAACAGGTGCTGCTGTTCCTATGAATGTTGCAAGAGAAGGGGTTCCGGTGGAGATACGGGGTGCACAACCAAATTTGGATTCCAAAACTCCAGTACACAAGAAC